The stretch of DNA GCGGCTGGCCCGGGTGATCACGAACAAGACGAGCGCGAAGGTGGCACACGTCCTGGCGGCCGGCCCGCAGGGCGCGCCGGTCGCGGTGTGCCAGGTGGACGGGCGGCGGTGGGCCACGCTGGAGGGACGCGCGTTCGTCCGCGCGGACCCGGAGCGGATCTCGGAGGCGGAGCGGCAGTACACCGAGCGCTACGAGCGGACCCCGGGACCCAACCCGTCCCGCGTGGTGATCGAGATCGAGCTGACCCGGGCGCTGGGGCGCGGCTGAGCGGCGCTCTTTTTCGGCCAGTGATCGAATCCGCCGATACCCGGAGATTCCCAGGGAAAACTACAGCGGCGTCACCGTGTTCAGGTCACGGTGACGCCGCTGCGGGGGGAAGCACCTGAGCGATCTGTTACGACGGGGGAATCGCGTCAGGCACTGCGGGGGGTGGCGGTGATGGTCCTGAGGACCGAGGGTTCCGCCGCCACCTGACGGTGGTCCCTCTGGTCCAGGTTCACAAAGATCATTCCGTAACGGACCGCACACCGTACGGGCTGCGGCGCCCCCCGAGGCCGCCGCAGACACCGGTACGCCCGTACGTCTCCGTCCTCGTCCCGCGTAACGACGACCGGCTCACCGAAGACGGTCACCATCAGCGAGTCACCGCTGTGGGGGATTGCGGTGACCAGGTCGATGAAGTGCCAACCGGAGCGGTAGGCCGTGGCCATCTCGCGACGGAAGGAACGGTCGTCGGGTGGAGTGCTCACATCAGCTCTCCGGAGTCAACTGCCGCGGGAGAGCCCGGCCAGTGCGAGTCGGGAGGACCCGCGACCACGACTGCCGGCCAGTGGCTGTCCGCCTGAACATCACTCTTCGCACCGGAGTGACCACCCAGCGCCCCGAAAACCGCAACGGCGGAGAAGGCGGCCACAAGCACCGAGCGAAGCATTGTCTTACGCATAGTCGGCTTCGTCCTCACTTGAAAGTCTCCCTTTCCCCCGTCGGATAAGACGATGGCTCATTCCGGCACGTCATGGCCACAGGATCGATGCATCATGTTCCTGCACGTTCAGGACCCTGGGGGGTGGAGATTTCGTGGCAAATCAGACTAAGGCGACGCATCCCCATGCGGTGACCGAACTTTGTGAGGAAGGTGGCCGACTTTATGCGAACGCCCTCCGCCTGGGGAGGATCGGCCGGGCGGATGCCGAAGGCGCCCCCTGCCTCATGGAGTTCGACCTTCTCCACCCGGATCCGGACGACCCGGACTGGCTGCGCCCGGTGCACCCGTCGGTCGCCCTGGCCGAGCGACTCCACCCGATCGAGCGGGAGATCACGGAACGCCGGCGGCTGTCCATCCAACTTGCGGACTTCTTTGAGCCGTTCCTCGCTCTCAGCGCGCAGTCGGTGACGACCGACCACTCGATCACGGTGCTGGAGGGTGGCACGCGGATCAACGCGGCGCTCAACGCCGCCACGGCCCAGTGCCGCACCGAGATGCTCACCATCCAGCCGAGCGACGACCGCTTCTCCGAGCGCAGCCTCACCCAGGGCCTCGAACGGGACCGGCCGCTGATCGAGCGCGGCGTGCGCATCCGGACCCTCTATCAGCACACCGCGCGCTACAGCCCCGAGAAGCTGGCCTACGTGGACCAGTTGTCGAGCGGGAAGGCCGAGTACCGCACCATCGACGAGGTGGTGGAACGGCTCATCGTGTGCGACGAGACCGTCGCCTTCATCCCCACCCGCGACGATCAGCAAGTCGCTCTGGAACTCCGCCACCCGGGCCTCGTCCGTTACCTGATCAAGGTCTTCGAGTTCATGTGGGGCCGATCGGTCCCACTGAGCGCAGGCGCCCCCTACGAGACCGCGCCCGGCGGCATCAACGACATCCAGCACTCCATAGCCAAGCTCCTCGTCGAGGGTCACGTCGACGAGGCCATCGCCCGCCGCCTCGGAATGAACGTCCGTACCTGCCGGGCCCACATCGCCAAGCTCGCCGCCATCCTCGGCAGTGGCAGCCGTGCCCAGCTCGGTTATCTCATAGCCCAGTCGGGGATTCTGCAGCAGAAGCACTGAAGCCACAGGGAGGACCGGGGTGGGCCCGACACGTCATCCGGAGCACGGCGCGGAGGACCTGTGCCCAACGGGCGCGGAGTTGTACGAACGCGCCCTGCGGAGCGGATGGGTGCGCGCAGGCGAGGCGGACGGCGCCCCCTGTCTCATCGACTTCGGTCTGCTGCACCCGGCGGTCGAGGATCTCGGCCGGCTGGAGCCCGTGGCGCCCGCCGCCGCCCTCCACCGACTGCTGCGCGCCACCGAGGAGCGCATCGCGGAGGAGCGACGGCGCGAGGACCGACTCGC from Streptomyces sp. 6-11-2 encodes:
- a CDS encoding pyridoxamine 5'-phosphate oxidase family protein produces the protein MATTTYALDPGAPDAPYLGFWRERHLCTLTTLRPDGTPHVVPVGVTYDPQARLARVITNKTSAKVAHVLAAGPQGAPVAVCQVDGRRWATLEGRAFVRADPERISEAERQYTERYERTPGPNPSRVVIEIELTRALGRG
- a CDS encoding helix-turn-helix transcriptional regulator, with product MGGGDFVANQTKATHPHAVTELCEEGGRLYANALRLGRIGRADAEGAPCLMEFDLLHPDPDDPDWLRPVHPSVALAERLHPIEREITERRRLSIQLADFFEPFLALSAQSVTTDHSITVLEGGTRINAALNAATAQCRTEMLTIQPSDDRFSERSLTQGLERDRPLIERGVRIRTLYQHTARYSPEKLAYVDQLSSGKAEYRTIDEVVERLIVCDETVAFIPTRDDQQVALELRHPGLVRYLIKVFEFMWGRSVPLSAGAPYETAPGGINDIQHSIAKLLVEGHVDEAIARRLGMNVRTCRAHIAKLAAILGSGSRAQLGYLIAQSGILQQKH